The window aaatgagaaaatcttaagtGTAGCTAGAGAAAGAGGCTACATTACATACCATGAATATTAGAGAACAATGGCTCAAACGATTTCTAACTTCTTTTCAGAAGCTATGGAGGCCAGAAAACAGGGGAATTTTTAGAGTGCTGAAAAAAAGGCTAATTTAGAATTCTATACAGTGAAACTATCCTTCAaacatgaaatggaaataatatggtctcattcatttggggaatataaataatagtgaaagggaatagaagggaagggagaagaaatgggtaggaaatatcagaaagggagacagaacatgaggactcctaactctgggaaacaaactaggggtggtggaaggggaggagggcgaggagtgggggtgaatgggtgatggacactgaggggggcacttgtcgggatgagtactgggtgttattctgtatgttggcaaattgaacaccaataaaaataaatttattatttaaaaaatacattttcagataaTCAAACTAAGAGCATTTTTCAGTAACACATTTGTAGTATAAGAAATGCTGCAGGAAGTTCTTTAGCTGAGAAATACAGAATCCAGCTGGAAAACTGGAATTTCATGGAGGaattaaaaataccaaacatTGTAAATATTGAGGTAAATATCAGAGACTAAAttgttttcaatgaaaaaaattttttttcaattaaaattgaaataaataagaattcttcacaaaaatttaaatatatgtacattaaaataaaattttaaataccataACAAAAATGCtttgtagaataaaagaaaagtggATGGGCTGAACAGCAGAAAGGTGATTATGAAACAAAAGAGTCAGTGAACCTAATGATTAATAGAGACcactcattttgaaaaacaaaaaaagtaaattatatttatttaataaacagagTCTATATGACCTAGGAACAATATCAAAGGGTCTAACATATATATTAGATCTTTAACACACATACAGATAcataatgtgaattttaaaaagcagagaatatAAATCAGCattgtccaatagaaatataatgcaaaatacAAACGTAAGACACATTTGTAACTTCAAATTTTCTAgtaggcttattttttaaaagtgaaagaaaacatgtgaaattaattttaataagataGTTTAACCCAATACATCCAAATTATTCTCATTTCaacatttaatacatatttaaaaatgaatgagaccctTTACTTTTTTGTACTGTCTTTGAAATATgatgtatgtttatatttacagcacatctcagtGTCGACTAAccacatttcaattttttaatggcTACCAAATTGAGTAATGTAAACATAGTTAGACAATATAAACTATTTGTGGTTTACTTCTTCATTTTGCCTTCTCAGTGGCTTTGGACCAAATTCATTGTATGTATGAAAAAACATGTGGTAGTTAAAAACACACCCATAAACAACAAAtgggtcaaagaataaatcacaaagaaaattagaaaacactggggacaaatgaaaacagacacataagatACCAAAACCTATGAAATACAGTGAAATCAGTgttcaaaaggaaatttatagctttaaatatcTGCTTTAACAAAAAAGATAGATCTCATATGAATAATATAACTTCAAACttacagatacagagaaaaagagcaaaagaaacccaaagccagcagaaagaaagtaaataataaatactagtGAAGATAAATTAAAtagaggagaagggaaaaaatagagaaaatcaataaaacccaaAGTTGGTTCTTTTGAAAGGTCAACAAAAGTTGACAAACCCTTAGCTAGATTAaccaagaaaaaaggagagagggctCAAATTGCAAAATCAGGAATCAGAGTTCGTTCATGACTATTGACCTTGTAGAAATAGAAATGGATACCAAAATAAATTATGAGAAATTGTGTATCAACAAATTAGATGATCACAAATTACCACTTATTTGGTGAAATAGAATATCTAATAGACCTATggttattaaagaaattgaatcagtaatccaaaaTCTCTGAATAAGACTAAGGTCAGATGAATTTTCCCAAAGCTTTAAAGAGTTAAGACTAATCCCTTTCAAACTCTTCTAAATATGGAAATTATGATACCCTTCCTATTTATGAGgacagcattactctgatactaaaaccagctaaacacatcacaaaaaaagaataatacagatctatatcccttatgaatatggatgcaaaaatcctcaaaaaatactaGGAAAGCAAATTTAGctgcatttaaaataagattCCATGATAAAGTGGGATAGAATGTAAGGTGATccaacataaaaaaatcaatttacataATACATCAAAGATGGAAGAtgaaataaagggggaaaaacttGATTATTGCAATCGATGCAGGAAAAGtcaacatttgacaaaattcaaaaccctttcatgataaaataaagcaaactcaGAGTAGAAAGGAACTTCCTAACTGCTAACAAATGTTCATGAGAACCCCACAGCTAATGTCACTCTCCCCTAAACATtaggaacatgacaaggatgtccagTTTCCCAACTGCTATTCTTCATTGTTCTTGAAATTCTAGCCAGAAGGgttagacaaaaataaataaataaaagacacttgAATTGAAAAGAACTCTCAGTTCTTTATGGAAAAAACGCATGGAATTGTTAAGTCTAGAATAATCCCATACAtctatggccaattaattttcaaataggTTACAATGACTAcagagaaaatctggaaaaaatattttcaaatcacatatctgataagattCTAGTATCCAGACTATATAAAGACTGTTACAAATCAGCcacaacaaaaacatgaaaacaatcacaaataacccaattttaaaatgtgcaaagggtttgaacagacatttctccaaatggCCAACTAGGACATGCAATGATGTTACACATCATTAATTatcataaaaatgcatattaaaaccgTAATGAATTACACTTCAATTATGGCAGATGTGGCtatagagaaattggaaaccCAGTACATTATTAGGGGGAATGTAAAATGACCTAGCCACTGTGGAAAGTTCCAgagatccattaaaaaaaaagttaaacataaaattgcCATGATTCGATAACACCATTTCTAGGTATTGACCCAAATAACTGAAAGGAGGTTTGCAAATGCTTGTATAATATTGTTTATAAcatcattatttgcaatagccaaaaaataaagtaggacaactcaaatatccattgacggatggatacagaaaatgtggtatatattcataatggaatattatccaaccAATGAAGTATTAATACATGCTTCAATATGGATGAACCCTGATATCACGATCCTAAGCGAAAGAAGCCAAACATAAGAGGTCACACAtggtatgatttcacttatatgaaatttCCAAAATTGGTAAATCCACAGGGATAGAAAACAGATTGGTATTTGTCAGGGTCTCAGGAAAGAAGAGATGGGAAATGACTGCTAAATGGGTAGTTTTCTTTTGAGTGAGCAATGTTTGGAACTTAATATGAGTGGTGGTTGTAGAACAGTGTGGATGGACTAAAcaccactaaactgtacactttaaaatggtctACTAAAAAAACCTATGGCAACATCatcaaaaatacaattaaaatttttaaggaaagagagTATTAGAGAATTATATCACATAGttaatgcaaattttattttctggactTTATGATTTTAGTAGCTTAATTAAATGTGTGACTGGTTATCATTGTCTTCATCCTAAATAAATCTCATGTTTGTTCCTGATTCTATGTTTATACATGTGCATTCATAATttggggattgttttcttaaaaaagagcACTGCAATGTGAAGAAACTTAAATATCCTCAAACTATCCACACTTGGGAATAGGAGAAAGGTAAAATGAATCTCCATGTTGCCATATTGGAAACAAGCATTTCAATCAATACAAGGTAAGTTGTGCATCAGGCCTTGAAAGCAATGAATTCCAATAaggctggaaggaaaaaaaatcagaaactgttagagctgagaaaaaagagaacaaaaaagggAGAGTTTGCCAAATGTATTTGAGTCTACTGAGGACATAGCTGCACTTTGGGAGGTTACCTGAACaaagaatattgaatttttaCATTATGCAATTTTTAAcaattgaggtatagttgacatacaatattatattagttttaggtgccCAACATAGTAATGTGACACTTAGATGCATTACTAAATGCTTGCaacaataagtgtagttaccatctgctatgcatttattttaatgagaaatgaaACCCAGTGGAAACagaacattgtttaaaaaaagacagagtaCAGGCCAACATGTGGCTCCGATAGAAGAAAATTTCCACTGTCAAGATAATGTAAATTAGTATAAAAATCCAACTGATAATTACAAtaacaattattttcaaaatcataaaaaagctaaaaaagagATGTGTATAGGAGGGATGGGAAATACAAGAATTCCAAATGCTTATCTTTCATATTTAGGCCAGTAAGTAATTTCTAACTCAACATATTAAGAAGTAGTAATGTATATAATAGAGGAAGCAAAACTGTTAACAGCTGAGGGCTGTGGAGAAAAGAAGTTGGGGTGGATGAAGGCTGGAGCAAGGGACTACTAATTTCCATTAATAAGATTCTTAGATTCTTGACTTTTTGAACTTTGAAGAtgtatacttttaataaaaacGGAATAATAAATTTACTGAATTAATATTCTGAGAAAGAGGAATAACAACACAATAATGATGTAATTTGGTATACACACAATTCCTTAGAGTCATAAAGAGTAGTTTTGGGGGTAATTTGTATTGGTTTCTTTAAGATAAGACAAGGAACTAAAGAGGAATTGAAGTTCATTTTATTCAATTGGTAGTGACCCTTGTTTTGTGatataaaacttacatttttctttctttttttaagttaagacttttactattattactaataCTACTTTAGAGCAgatttaggttcacagcaaactTGAAAGTCCAGGGATTTTCCATAACCTTTCACCCACCAGTGATATTGGAGCCTCCTCCAATATCAACAGCCCCCGTCAGAGTGATACATTTATTACAACTGATGAACTTTAACTGACTCATCAtaatcacccagagtccatagtttacagtACAGTTCACTCCCACGTAGAGTctttgggtttggacaaatgtatgacaCGTATCCATCATTATGTTATCATATAGAGAATTTTCATTGCCCCCCAAATCCTGTCTATATTTACTTATCCCTAACCCCTTTTCCCAGCCCatggcaactactgatctttttctatttccataattttgctatttaaTATACCATAGAGTTACAATCATATGGTATGTACGTTTCAgatttgcttctttcacttagtaatatgcatttaaaatcccccacgtcgggatccctgggtggtgcagcggtttagcgcctgcctttggcccgggactagatcctggagacctgggatcgaatcccacctcgggctcctggtgcatggagcctgcttctccctctgcctatgtctagcccgatgtgggattcgatcccgggtctccaggatcacaccctgggccaaaggcaggcgccaaaccgctgcgccacccagggatcccgataacgttgtttttttaacagatattttcctcattttaaaatattttgtattaaagttattttcaaatgtttccagAATTGCATGAGTTTGAATTATTAGTTTTCAGagctgcttattttatttaaaaattgggaggAACTACACCAGAAGGTTTTTATAGAGATGACACCTcgaattgaatattttaaaaaaatagctcatCATTATTCCTCTCTTCTCCAAATTTCTTCCATGCTCATTTCCCAGGATTTCGCTTATTATGCTACAATTTACTTAATGACATTGTCTATTTCTTATTTCATCATGCTCAAAACTTCAGAATAACCAATTGatctcatataaaaaaaaacaaactaaatttttaaattcttcaacaCATTCAGTCTCTAGTTTGAAGGATACCCCAGAGACCCCAGATCCTAAGTATACGGGGATGAAAAAATATAGCAGACAACTTTCTGCCCTGAAATGACTTAGAGTTATCTAAGAGTTAGCTAGAACAGAAGGGTaaaagagacagtgagagagagcagaaagacATGTAGAAATTAATATTAATGGTGTCATAAAGAACAAAAGACTGAGATAAAGTCTATAAAGAAGGGAAAGTTCTCCTCACATATCGTCTTTTTTTGAGAATGACTCTTTTGTGAAGAATACATTTAATTAGAGGCCTGGAATTTGGAGGTAGTGTAGGAGCAAAGAAAGGTAAGGAAAGAGGTGAAAGAGAACTTGAGGAATGGAAAGAGCGTCAGCGTTACAACTGGTGACAGCAAATAAGAAAAGAGTGAAAGAGGATGAAGATGAGCAGTGAGGAGCTGTGCCAAAGATTCTTACTGGCTACTCATTTTCTGCAATTCAATTAGGTTTTAGGACATAATTTTAGCAAAGAAGTAGCAAAAATGAGTTAAATTTTAGAGAACGTACTTTTATCTTCTCTACATAAAATAGATTGGGTGAGGGAAGGAAGCAAAGATTCTTCAGAAGGTTATTACAGGCTACTAGTTAGACCAGGTGGAAGGCAATGGTAGACTGGATTTGAATGTTAACAGCTGGAGAAGACACTGAGTCTAATCACAAATGTTTCCTGCTGGACACACAATGAGACTGGACATCCTGGACATTTTGCATTTTGGTGTGCTCTATAATTGGATTCTTATAAATGGAGATTATGAAAATGACCTCCAGGTTTACCAATAAAAACCTCCCATGTGACaccactctctcttcctccctctgctggcTGACTGTAGATACCTGTTGAAGATGGAAGAACCTTCAAAGTCAATTTCTGAATGATTGGATAGAGTAGGGTAGGCACATCCCATCCTACAAACAAAATCTCTGCCATCCATGCTGCATGTTTGACTTTAAATTTTCAGGAAATAGTTTTCCATTGTattaaatcttttcaaaacatgAACTGATTCCTTGAAAGTAAGAACAGTGGCTAAGCCTTCAGAGGGATAAtgaccagaagagaaaaaagggaggatTCCGTTGTATTGGTAacattctgtttctttatctgagGGCTACTTATGTGGGTATGTTAAATTTGTGAAAAGTGACCAAGTTATATAATATAATAGTACATTCTGTACATACATTTTTACTTCattgaaatatctttaaatatctaATATGTAGCATTGCgatgattttaaagtttatttgttaCAACAGTAGTATTTGTTTTAGGTACTTAGCAGTAGAAATAAAGAAGGtaaaatgaattgaaataaaattttctgtagaATCAGCCAAATTTTCTACAGATTGGATGTAGACAGATAACAGCTGCAAACGTTAGACTCCTAAACTCATCTCCTTTCAATCTAGATCTCATGAGTTTGACCCTTCCATGGTATGTCAcacatttaattatttcctttgtcaATGATGACATGTCTTGGTTTTCAAATCCTGAAACTAATTAAGTCCCTAAAACTGCCACTCTAGAGGATGCCTTGAGAGGTTTAATATAGGTAAATATAATATAAGCCCCTTATTGAATCAGGATTCAAACTTTTAGCAATAATCCCCTTAAAGTCTTTCACAATATGGGTTGGGGATTTCATATTTCCCGTGTGGAATGTATACTTGTCATGGTTATGTAAGCTGTAACCTCCAAAAACTCCTTCTGGCTTACAATATATAGctgctttaaaaagaagattttgtCTTGGTTTTAAACTTGAGTTTATAGATTTTAGAGTTTCCTCACTTAATAaataattcacatatttttaacatatttgtaCAATGATCTCCAGggaaatctttccttcttttaaaaattgtttcatcaGTTAATCCTCTTGAGATCAGTGGGAGATTATGCAAGAATGATTATAGTTCTTGCAATCTGAAAAACTACAAAAGAAGCAATTGTGCTTCTCATGCAGGCTAGAAACATCACAAAATAAACAATGagactgaaatctttttttaccactccttctaaatatttaaaaaaacaaatatattaattttaaatgtgatgCAAAAAATGTTCTCCAAATTTAATATAATCTAAATTGGAGgtatggctttaaaaaataagaaatgaaattaggTTTCTGTcctgataaaatcttttttttataaatttattttttattggtcttcaatttgtcaacatatagaataacacccagtgctcatcccgccaagtgcccccctcagtgcccatcacccagtcacccccacccccggcccacctccccttccaccacccctagtttgtttcccagagttaggagactttcatgttctgtctccctttctgatatttcccacttatttttttctcctttcccctttattccctttcactattttttatattccccaaatgaatgagaccatataatgtttgtccttttccgattgacctatttcactcagcataataccctccagttccatccacgttgaagcgaatggtgggtatttgtcgtttctaatagctgggtaatattccattgtatacatacaccacatattctttatccattcatctttcgatggacaccgaggtccttccacagtttggctattgtggacattgctgctctaaacatcggggtgcaggtgtcccggcatttcattgcatctgtatctttggggtaaatccccaacagtgcaattgccgggtcatagggcaggtctatttttaactctttgaggaacctccacacagttttccagagtggctgcaccagttcacattcccaccaacagtgcaagagggttcccctttctccacatcctctccaacatttgtggtttcctgccttgttaattttcctcattctcactggtgggaggtggtatctcgtagttttgatttgtatttccctgatgacaagtgatgcagagcattttctcatgtgcttgttggccatgtctatgtcttcctctgtgagatttctgttcaggtcttttgcccatttcatgattggattgtttctttggtgttgagtttaataagttctttatagatcttggaaacttaAGCTAACACATCTTGATTGTAAGATGCTGGGGTTAATGTATTTTGGATGAGAATGCAAGATAAAAGCAGgttaaaggaatataaaaaatatgatggATATGCAGTATTCAGAAATTGCCTCTGTTTCGGGACTCAAATCAAAAGAAGACAGTTGAGAATGAAATTGCTACTAAGGACAATAACAAGGtttgggaaaatttttattttagtcatacTAACCTAATTTCATGAAGCTGCCAcacactttctttaaaataaataaaataaaaactttaaaagattttttctccTACTTTATATATGGAAAATCTGAGGcacaaaaattttatatattctgtgcagtattccattttgtatttGTAAGAAAACCTTTAGTGGATTCAGGCTGAATATctcaaaaatcctttttaaaacattagataTATGAATTCTCCAAATGTATGTCTTTATCTAACACCTCTGTGCTATTTGCATACCTTTATAACTCAGTCTTCTTTCCTTATGTATATTTTTAGCCTCAATATAATTATTACCTTCTTCTAAAAGTCCTCCCAGGACTCCAAAATTACTTAGAAGCTATACGGTATGCCCTATCATATTTTAATATCCCTTTATGACAACACTAATCATACATTATATATCAATCTTAGAGTTAGGTGTTTGTCTCCTTACTTAGGGACAAGCTTCTCAAGCATAAGGATTGAGAGCCTTGCAACATCTGAAATAAGAGAGATACACAATATATGTTTAATCAATTAACAAATTACATATAGCAAATTATACTTATAAaaggcatattttatttaaagtcatgGTTTCTAGTAgctaatatacaataaaaatgctatttaaattgaataccaataaaaataaatttattatttaaaaaatgctatttaaagcTTGCATTACCGATTTGAGAGAGTAAGTTATTGTAGCAGGATGTTTTCATTAGGAAGAATAAAATGTGAGGGTGAGACTGAGCTGCAGGATTCTTCAAGAGAATGTCCTATATGAGATaagtaatgaaatagaaaaacatcatcagaagaaatgaataagggcgcctggtggctcagttcgttgagtgtctgcctttggcccaggtcatgatcccagagtcctgggatcaagcccagcatgggactccttgctcagcagggagcctgcttctccctctccctctggcccccactCTGTTCccgctatctcaaataaataaaatcttttttaaaaaagaaaggaatgaaagattttttgtttttatggcaaTGTTGTGATTTGTAGCAATTATTACAAtagttttttttgaaaaacacaacCTTTTTTGTAACATATCCCAAAAGATTTCTTTCACCTGCTGGTTCCTTAGGGTATAAATGAAGGGATTTAGTAAAGGGGCAATTGAGGTATACAGCAAAGCTACATCTTTGGATACAGTCACCCTTTCTTTGGCAGATGGCTTAATATACATAAAGATACAGCTCCCATATGTCATGGAGACAACAATCATATGGGAAGTACAGGTGGAAAAAGTTTtggtcctttgctgtgcagaagggaATTTCAAAATGGTTTTCATGATGCAAGTGTAGGAGAGAACCACTAACACCAATGTGACCACAAGTGTCACCACAGCGAAGATGAAAGACATCAATTCTAGGACATGTGTGTCTGTGCAGGATATCTGCAGGATGGGGGAAGTTTCACACATAAAGTGATCAATCGCTTTGGAAGCAGAGAAATCCAGCTTGAGTCCCATGAGCAATGGGGGAAAGATGATTAGGAATCCAGTCAGCCAGGAAGAAAGTACAAGCCAATAGCACACTCTGCTGTTTATAATGATTGGGTAATGCAAGGGTTTACAGATGGCAACATAGCAGTCATAGGACATAGCAGCCAGAAGGTAAAACTCTGCAACtcccagtaaaaaaataaaaaataattgagccACACAGTTAttatatgaaatgtttttttctttagtcacTATGGTTTTCAAGTATCTGGGAATACATACCGTTGTGAATATGatttctaaaaatgagaaattacgGAGAAAGAAATACATTGGCATCTTGAGGTGAGGATCCAGCAGAGTGAGGAGGATAATGGTtaagttccccatcaggctcaatgtgtaattaagaaataaaaacacaaaatcacaaCTTGCAATTGTGGGTCATCCGTCAATCTTATGAGAATAAACTCTATTTCTGTTGAATGgtttttcatctctcttttatAAGCTTTATCAAATATACATAAGAAAAGAGGACAAAGTCAAACATATACATGAATATAATATACTGTAGCGTAATGTGAATTaacctatatatacacacattaacatatatatataactatataaaacctatatatatacaaataggcctaaatgtatataaattgaatatatagaaattaacCTAAATACATATAAACTAAATGAATAGgtgcagcctgggtgcctcagcggtttagtgccgccttcggcccagagtgtgatcctgaggtctcaagattgagtcccacatcgggctccctgcatgaagcctgcttctccctctgcctgtgtctctgcccccctctctctctctctctctgtgtgtctctcatgaataaaataaaatctaaaaaaaccctaaatgaaaaaaaaaaaaaaccctaaatgaatatatatactaattacatattttaactaaatatatatattaacctaaatatttatatatttacctaaAGTGGAAAAGGACATATATTCtctaatttatctatttgtaaattatttttccatctgaAATTTATAATGATACATAATTACATGCTAAAGATAATTCTAAATTCTTTCCTATCCATTTGTTCTCTTTATTGTAATATTTCTCACAATTTTTTCTCTTGaacttgaatattttctttggctAATATGCATTTTTACCCATTCTTCCTGAGTCGACTCAACTCTACATGCATAATTTAAATCAAAGAATATGAATCATTTTTAGTGTagttttccatcatttttattCCACCTGAGCAAAAGACACAAAGTTGTTCTGTGTTTTAGAAATTGTATCCGAGTGATTTTCAAAACCAGGATTTAGAGTTATATATAATTCCTATGATAGTCAATGACTAAGCAGGATTGACTTCCATTATTAGATAAAGTGAATCTTTTTCTGTACTAAGAATACACAATTATTATCAACTTTCTTGACTGGCTATGCTATGGCATTCAAACGGTTGGTTGTCTTTtaggaaatataataaatacaacaaaggaaaacatgacaaaaacaaacaacatattttattttatttttttatttatttattttttaaatttttatttatttatgatagtcaaagagagagagagagaggcagagacacaggcagagggagaagcaggctccatgcacccggagcccgatgtgggattcgatcccgggtctccaggatcgtgccctgggccaaaggcaggcgccaaaccgctgcgccacccagggatccccaaacaacatattttaataaaaatattctgtatttttcagttaACCTTTTTGAGGTGTATTCCTAATGTATCTACATAATTTGGGTCActgctttttaatattccctaatatttttgtaaaactaTTGATTACTTCAGAAATTATTGTAGGAAAGTAAAATCTGCCACCCCAAAATGTGTCTCTTTGACATGACGATTAATTtaagctgattatttttaagaaatggaggTCTcagaatgttttcctttttacctCCTCAAATgtctaaaagaatttagataaaaGACTTGCTTCAAAAAGGGAGATATTACCACAAATAATTATGGTTGTTTGTATACTAATATGAATTGGCAAGATCTAAAATGTGGTCGAGAGGGAGAACCTTAGCAAAGTCTGgttcttaaaattcttctttat is drawn from Vulpes lagopus strain Blue_001 chromosome 8, ASM1834538v1, whole genome shotgun sequence and contains these coding sequences:
- the LOC121497792 gene encoding LOW QUALITY PROTEIN: olfactory receptor 6C6-like (The sequence of the model RefSeq protein was modified relative to this genomic sequence to represent the inferred CDS: inserted 1 base in 1 codon) translates to MKNHSTEIEFILIRLTDDPQLQVVXFVFLFLNYTLSLMGNLTIILLTLLDPHLKMPMYFFLRNFSFLEIIFTTVCIPRYLKTIVTKEKNISYNNCVAQLFFIFLLGVAEFYLLAAMSYDCYVAICKPLHYPIIINSRVCYWLVLSSWLTGFLIIFPPLLMGLKLDFSASKAIDHFMCETSPILQISCTDTHVLELMSFIFAVVTLVVTLVLVVLSYTCIMKTILKFPSAQQRTKTFSTCTSHMIVVSMTYGSCIFMYIKPSAKERVTVSKDVALLYTSIAPLLNPFIYTLRNQQVKEIFWDMLQKRLCFSKKTIMLQGSQSLCLRSLSLSKETNT